One Natronorubrum halophilum genomic window, ACCGATTCGTCGCCCCGAATAACAGGTGCGCCAACGGGAGATTCGCGGTCCGTCGGGATCGATCGACCGTTGTCGCGACGACGTGGCGAGCGATCGCCGGGCCGGTTGTCGGTCATACCACTCGTACGGGCCTCGAGGTCAAAAAAGTCGCTGCCGGGGCGAATATCTCACTCGTCGCGCTGTTCGGCGAGGTGCTCCCAGATTTCCGTACAACCGGCCCCCTCCTCGATATCGTCGAGGTGAGCGTCGTCACGCTCCTCGTCTTCCTGCTTGTGGTCGACCGCCTCCGGTTTACATTCGGCCGCGTCAGTCATGGACGCCCCTTCGGACGCCGAAGGCATAAGTACCGCTTCGGCTGCAAGCGATACCCGTGCTTGGCCCTACAGGTCAGTTATGCCGGTATCTCTGACGCAGCTGTCACATTGATCATATTATTTGTGTGCGGGTTCGGCTCCGACGGGTACCGAGTACGGAACGTGACCATTCGACCGAGTGAGAACGCGTGTCCCGCCAGCCTCCACGCTCGAGAGAGACCCCGGAGAGTCCGTCTCGAGGGCGATACGCGTGGTTCCGCTGTGGCGTCCTCGAGGAGCCGTACAGAACCACGTTCGTACGCACTTCGTTCGGGGACCGAGGCCTGCAGACCCGGAGGCCGAACTAACAGTCGATAAGGGGCGAAACGGGAAGTGAACGGTACGGAACGGATGTCCGCCGGGTAGCGGACCGAGTAGATCCGCCCGACGTAACCGACGGCTCCTGAGACGGTGCTCGATATTTGGGGCAAGAACGGCCGGTAGACGAGGCACTGTTCCGGCCGAATGTATGTAGCTGGAGACAGGAAGTGATTACACTACGCTTCGATACTGGTCAGTGGTGTGTGACCGTCTGGCAGCGTAACGGACGATCGAATTCCGTGTGATGACGGACCAGGGTGGTTCGGGTATCGGTCCGGGCGTCACATCAACCCCCGGTGTATCGTTCCATCCGCCCGTATAAGTGGCCACCCCACGAGAGATTAGCCATGTCCGATCGACTGATCACGGTCAACGCGCACACGACGCTAGATTACGTCGACGCCGTTGCGAAGGGCAACGGGTTCGAGTGGGAGTCAGTTGCCATCGTGAACGCAGCCGCCGACAGGGACTCCCCCGACTGCGTACACCTCCAGCTGGAACTGGACAACCTCTCCGAGGAACAGCTACCGAAACACATGGAGGACCTCGAGTTGACGCCCGCGCAGGCGCGAACGCTCGCGGCCGATCTCGAGACCCACGCGGATCGAGTCGAGTCGGTCCAGTCCGGAGACGAAAACGAGATCCAGAAGTAGTTGCGACGCCGCTCGCCAGTACCTGCCATCGCAGGCTGGCGATTCTCTCACTCCGCTGGATCATGAGCACAGAAGCCATTCGAGATCTGTTCGAACGCGACCTCGAAGAGATCCACCACGCCGAACACTAACTGCTCGACGCGCTCGAGGATCTCGAGCGTGCGGTCCGTGTCGACGGGTAATCAGCCAGTAATTCGATGCGGTTCGGTGACAAGCACCAAAGATATAGATGGCTGTACGTGGTGGTATCTCGGGGTGATCCGACGATGGCTGATGTCCCAATCAAGA contains:
- a CDS encoding DUF6360 family protein, translated to MSDRLITVNAHTTLDYVDAVAKGNGFEWESVAIVNAAADRDSPDCVHLQLELDNLSEEQLPKHMEDLELTPAQARTLAADLETHADRVESVQSGDENEIQK